In Nicotiana tabacum cultivar K326 chromosome 17, ASM71507v2, whole genome shotgun sequence, one DNA window encodes the following:
- the LOC107823090 gene encoding uncharacterized protein LOC107823090, translating into MDHEVVEVMEVDQLVSAVIRVLREVSTMGISVFQMVLVFLSAPVSKPINKWSLVSRLVNKGDQDNVNEIESADFALNSLLKCGSSEVEKIQFAQNRLENLETHFECIEDGLDNIFRCLIRSRSTLLNVVSCQ; encoded by the coding sequence atggatCATGAGGTGGTTGAAGTAATGGAGGTTGATCAACTTGTCTCAGCCGTTATCAGAGTGCTAAGAGAAGTTAGTACAATGGGAATTTCAGTATTCCAAATGGTGTTGGTTTTCTTGTCAGCTCCAGTTTCTAAGCCAATTAACAAATGGTCTCTGGTTTCAAGATTGGTAAACAAGGGAGATCAAGACAATGTAAATGAGATAGAAAGTGCTGATTTTGCATTAAACAGCCTTTTAAAGTGTGGCTCAAGTGAAGTGGAGAAAATCCAGTTTGCACAGAACAGATTGGAAAATCTGGAAACTCATTTTGAATGCATCGAGGATGGCCTGGACAACATATTTAGATGCTTGATCAGATCAAGGAGTACACTCCTGAATGTTGTCTCTTGCCAATGA
- the LOC107823089 gene encoding uncharacterized protein LOC107823089 has translation MASYSANNRSISLPSRSHPATEKIEEEFSKFQTWENSASSTAEAVYNGLLGLREVHRYISDLLNLPQTLQALSKCQDKKWVDEILDKFMRFLDICETTRELVSQFKEIVKDVQSLLRRRKGDLSITNYTSFRKKMKKDAKS, from the coding sequence ATGGCAAGTTATTCTGCAAATAACAGATCCATCAGTTTGCCAAGCAGATCACATCCAGCAACTGAGAAAATTGAAGAGGAGTTCAGCAAGTTCCAGACTTGGGAAAATTCAGCCTCATCAACTGCAGAAGCTGTTTACAATGGTTTACTTGGTTTGAGAGAGGTGCATAGGTACATTAGTGATCTTCTCAACTTGCCCCAGACTCTTCAAGCCCTTTCCAAATGCCAAGATAAAAAATGGGTCGATGAAATCTTGGATAAATTTATGAGATTTCTTGATATATGTGAGACAACAAGGGAGCTGGTGTCACAGTTTAAAGAAATTGTTAAGGATGTTCAGTCCTTACTGAGGAGGAGAAAAGGAGACTTGAGCATCACCAACTACACTTCGTTTAGAAAGAAGATGAAAAAAGATGCTAAATCTTAG